In Kitasatospora viridis, one DNA window encodes the following:
- a CDS encoding DUF4190 domain-containing protein: MDTTTTTTAVAPGAAERVRVGESDGMAVASFVLGLIGLLLFNLVLGPLALVLGGLSLARGTGRRGRALLGMALGAADLVVLAVALIGGHGAIWQVS, encoded by the coding sequence ATGGACACCACGACCACGACCACGGCGGTGGCGCCCGGTGCGGCCGAGCGGGTCCGGGTCGGGGAGTCCGACGGCATGGCCGTCGCCTCCTTCGTGCTCGGGCTGATCGGACTGCTGCTCTTCAACCTGGTGCTCGGCCCGCTCGCCCTGGTGCTCGGCGGCCTGTCGCTGGCCCGGGGCACCGGGCGGCGCGGCCGGGCGCTGCTCGGCATGGCACTGGGCGCGGCCGACCTGGTCGTGCTGGCCGTCGCGCTGATCGGCGGGCACGGCGCGATCTGGCAGGTCAGCTGA
- a CDS encoding SGNH/GDSL hydrolase family protein, whose protein sequence is MADQLETLDLNSYAALGDSFTEGLNDPAPDGGFAGWADRLAGLLAAGRPEGEFRYANLAIRGRLLDQIIAEQLPQVRRLAPDLATLCAGGNDILRPGADPDEVAERFENAVVALRESAGRVLIFTGFDTRGVPLLKHLRGKIATYNMHMRAVADRNDCAVADLWSLRTLQDRRAWSEDRLHLSPEGHQRVALLAARSLGLATADDPAEPWPTEHPHSPAEVRQENIQWAREHLLPWVGRRLRGESSGDHVEAKRPDLLPL, encoded by the coding sequence ATGGCTGACCAACTGGAGACCCTTGACCTCAACTCCTACGCGGCCCTCGGGGACAGCTTCACCGAGGGACTGAACGACCCCGCGCCGGACGGCGGCTTCGCCGGGTGGGCGGACCGGCTCGCCGGGCTGCTGGCGGCGGGGCGTCCGGAGGGCGAGTTCCGTTACGCCAACCTGGCCATCCGCGGTCGGCTGCTCGACCAGATCATCGCCGAGCAGCTCCCGCAGGTGCGCCGGCTGGCCCCCGACCTGGCGACGCTGTGCGCGGGCGGCAACGACATCCTGCGCCCGGGCGCCGACCCGGACGAGGTGGCGGAGCGCTTCGAGAACGCGGTGGTGGCGCTGCGCGAGAGCGCCGGCCGGGTGCTGATCTTCACCGGGTTCGACACCCGGGGGGTGCCGCTGCTGAAGCACCTGCGCGGCAAGATCGCCACGTACAACATGCACATGCGCGCGGTGGCCGACCGCAACGACTGCGCGGTGGCGGACCTCTGGTCGCTGCGCACGCTGCAGGACCGGCGGGCCTGGAGCGAGGACCGGCTGCACCTGTCCCCCGAGGGCCACCAGCGGGTCGCCCTGTTGGCCGCCCGCTCGCTCGGGCTGGCCACCGCGGACGACCCGGCCGAGCCGTGGCCGACCGAGCACCCGCACAGCCCGGCCGAGGTGCGCCAGGAGAACATCCAGTGGGCGCGCGAGCACCTGCTGCCGTGGGTGGGCCGGCGGCTGCGCGGGGAGTCCTCCGGCGACCACGTCGAGGCGAAGCGCCCCGACCTGCTGCCGCTCTGA
- a CDS encoding glycosyltransferase family 2 protein has protein sequence MTVHHLPAPPNDQELYWYFGPQRRWVLLCTSLAFVLTAATMLTFALRTPALWGFLAVLALNVLALALSSANSLRTRRLTRQSHEVLVRAWQPTDGAPSVDLYLPTCGEPLDVLANAYRAVAAAHWPGRLAVWVLDDADRGEVAALAAEFGFEYVVRPDRGAFKKAGNLNHALTLSDGELIAILDADFAPRPDFLHHLVPYFADPAIGIVQSPQCFDTDASMNWIERAAGSAQEWFFRWIQPSRDASDAAICCGSNAVYRRSALAAAGGFARLDHSEDLYTGLALHEQGFRTLYVPVLVAKGTSPDSLASFVNQQYRWAMGNLHLLTSRDLGRIGAPWRMRLCFYEGIVGYLTMAVNIFAAPLPPLVMLYCYPSQVRPWHVLPLLAPLWLWHVLLPRVSRTRWRVEVIRANVLMSIAAGAAFLHTLRGRTAAWVPTGAGTARPGGLARRVVLVSLLWTAGSLLATAAGLARAVADQGWETTWGLGLYLVVQAQIGLPLVRDLLAELRPRRERPAPATAALRERAAALLTRREPAAGVLPRRWPESLAVTAALGLTALLASGWVSPMLPWLG, from the coding sequence ATGACTGTCCATCACCTTCCGGCACCACCGAACGACCAGGAGCTCTACTGGTACTTCGGCCCGCAACGCCGGTGGGTCCTGCTCTGTACATCGCTCGCCTTCGTCCTGACGGCGGCGACCATGCTCACGTTCGCACTGCGCACCCCGGCACTGTGGGGGTTCCTCGCCGTGCTGGCGCTCAACGTGCTGGCCCTGGCGCTCTCCTCGGCCAACAGCCTGCGCACCCGCCGACTCACCAGGCAGTCGCACGAGGTGCTGGTGCGCGCCTGGCAACCGACCGACGGCGCGCCGAGCGTCGACCTCTACCTGCCGACCTGCGGCGAGCCGCTGGACGTGCTCGCCAACGCCTACCGCGCGGTGGCCGCCGCCCACTGGCCCGGCCGGCTCGCCGTCTGGGTGCTGGACGACGCGGACCGGGGTGAAGTCGCCGCGCTGGCAGCGGAGTTCGGCTTCGAGTACGTGGTCCGCCCGGACCGCGGCGCGTTCAAGAAGGCCGGCAACCTGAACCACGCGCTGACCCTGTCCGACGGCGAGCTCATCGCCATCCTGGACGCCGACTTCGCGCCGCGCCCGGACTTCCTGCACCACCTGGTGCCGTACTTCGCCGACCCGGCGATCGGCATCGTGCAGAGCCCGCAGTGCTTCGACACCGACGCCTCGATGAACTGGATCGAACGCGCCGCCGGCTCCGCCCAGGAGTGGTTCTTCCGCTGGATCCAGCCCTCCCGGGACGCCAGCGACGCGGCCATCTGCTGCGGCAGCAACGCCGTCTACCGGCGCAGCGCGCTCGCGGCGGCCGGCGGCTTCGCCCGGCTCGACCACAGCGAGGACCTGTACACCGGGCTCGCGCTGCACGAGCAGGGGTTCCGCACCCTCTACGTGCCGGTGCTGGTGGCCAAGGGCACCTCGCCCGACAGCCTGGCCTCCTTCGTCAACCAGCAGTACCGCTGGGCGATGGGCAACCTGCACCTGCTGACCAGCCGTGACCTGGGGCGGATCGGGGCGCCCTGGCGGATGCGGCTCTGCTTCTACGAGGGCATCGTCGGCTACCTGACGATGGCCGTGAACATCTTCGCCGCGCCACTGCCGCCGCTGGTGATGCTCTACTGCTACCCCTCCCAGGTGCGGCCCTGGCACGTGCTGCCGCTGCTCGCACCGCTCTGGCTCTGGCACGTGCTGCTGCCCCGGGTGAGCCGCACCCGCTGGCGGGTCGAGGTGATCCGGGCCAACGTGCTGATGAGCATCGCGGCCGGCGCCGCCTTCCTGCACACCCTGCGCGGGCGCACCGCCGCCTGGGTGCCGACCGGCGCCGGCACCGCCCGGCCCGGCGGACTGGCCCGCCGGGTGGTCCTGGTGTCGCTGCTCTGGACGGCGGGCTCCTTGCTGGCCACCGCCGCCGGACTCGCCCGGGCCGTCGCCGACCAGGGCTGGGAGACCACCTGGGGCCTCGGCCTCTACCTGGTGGTGCAGGCCCAGATCGGGCTGCCGCTGGTGCGCGACCTGCTGGCCGAGCTGCGGCCGCGCCGCGAGCGCCCCGCACCCGCCACCGCTGCCCTGCGCGAGCGGGCCGCCGCCCTGCTGACCCGGCGCGAGCCCGCCGCCGGCGTGCTGCCCCGCCGCTGGCCCGAGAGCCTCGCGGTGACCGCCGCACTGGGCCTGACCGCACTGCTCGCCTCCGGTTGGGTCAGCCCGATGCTGCCCTGGCTCGGCTGA
- a CDS encoding rodlet layer protein gives MIKKVLAGAGLAVASVAAIASPAMAIGDADGSGASVSGDGGTNHTGTVGDHSPNYHALDNLNLCLPEVHHVQVGLIPVQADVPIANQQLHQICNVGQTTQANGDGALLSHAIG, from the coding sequence ATGATCAAGAAGGTTCTGGCTGGCGCCGGTCTCGCCGTGGCGTCGGTTGCGGCGATCGCCTCCCCGGCCATGGCCATCGGCGACGCGGACGGCTCGGGCGCCTCGGTCTCCGGTGACGGCGGCACCAACCACACCGGCACCGTCGGGGACCACAGCCCCAACTACCACGCCCTGGACAACCTGAACCTGTGCCTGCCCGAGGTGCACCACGTCCAGGTCGGCCTCATCCCGGTCCAGGCGGACGTCCCGATCGCCAACCAGCAGCTGCACCAGATCTGCAACGTGGGCCAGACCACCCAGGCCAACGGCGACGGCGCGCTGCTCTCGCACGCGATCGGCTGA
- a CDS encoding YoaK family protein: protein MRALVRGAWRTVLPGGGDPHGPLPPMLLGLTVLSGMIDAVSYLMLGHVFVANMTGNVVFLGFALAGAPGFSIASSLVALAAFAAGAFLGGRLLGPVAHRGRALLRAIAAETVLVGAAALVLAVDPPAAGSSDSSRYLSTAVLALAMGIQNALVALVAVPDLTTTVLTRTITAVFAESGRAGRFEERAGRQLLSVLTLGGGALVGAVLVRHTDQTTPLAVPAALAALLALAAAGPARSNSAWTHRP from the coding sequence GTGCGGGCGCTGGTGCGGGGTGCGTGGCGGACGGTGCTGCCCGGTGGGGGCGACCCGCACGGGCCGCTGCCGCCGATGCTGCTGGGGCTGACCGTGCTCAGCGGGATGATCGACGCGGTGAGCTACCTGATGCTGGGTCACGTCTTCGTGGCGAACATGACCGGCAACGTGGTCTTCCTCGGCTTCGCGCTGGCCGGCGCGCCCGGGTTCTCGATCGCCTCCTCGCTGGTCGCGCTCGCCGCCTTCGCCGCGGGCGCGTTCCTCGGCGGGCGGCTGCTCGGGCCGGTCGCGCACCGCGGGCGCGCGCTGCTGCGGGCGATCGCGGCGGAGACCGTGCTGGTGGGCGCGGCCGCGCTGGTGCTGGCGGTCGACCCGCCGGCGGCGGGCAGCTCGGACAGCTCGCGCTACCTGAGCACCGCCGTGCTGGCGCTCGCGATGGGGATCCAGAACGCGCTGGTCGCACTCGTCGCCGTCCCCGACCTGACCACCACCGTGCTGACCCGCACGATCACCGCGGTGTTCGCCGAGTCGGGCCGCGCCGGCCGGTTCGAGGAGCGGGCCGGGCGCCAGCTGCTCTCCGTGCTGACCCTCGGCGGCGGGGCGCTGGTCGGCGCGGTGCTGGTGCGGCACACCGACCAGACCACCCCGCTGGCCGTGCCCGCCGCCCTGGCCGCGCTGCTCGCGCTCGCCGCCGCCGGCCCGGCCCGGTCCAACTCGGCCTGGACGCACCGCCCCTGA
- a CDS encoding TetR family transcriptional regulator yields MSHTSEASGPTAPEQPRPGGTRQAQKEQSRRALLDAGLRLLEHQNLSSLGVRELTREAGLSPAGFYRHFRDLDELGVVLVAESLASLHLMIRRILAEQGEPSELIDRTIAVIARHVREHRPHMRFLARERHGGVQPVREAIAAELAAFTSETAAALGALPDGAGWSEPELRMLAGLYVEHLVATAAAFLEAPTGSRAAERRIAALARDQLRLISIGRRHWLADRPAQD; encoded by the coding sequence GTGAGTCACACTTCCGAAGCAAGCGGCCCGACGGCACCCGAGCAGCCGAGACCCGGCGGCACCCGGCAGGCCCAGAAGGAGCAGAGCCGCCGCGCCCTGCTCGACGCCGGTCTGCGCCTGCTGGAGCACCAGAACCTGAGCAGCCTGGGCGTGCGCGAGCTGACCCGGGAGGCGGGCCTGTCCCCCGCCGGCTTCTACCGCCACTTCCGCGACCTGGACGAGCTGGGCGTGGTGCTGGTCGCCGAGTCGCTGGCCAGCCTGCACCTGATGATCCGTCGGATCCTGGCCGAGCAGGGCGAGCCGAGTGAGCTGATCGACCGGACCATCGCGGTGATCGCCCGGCACGTGCGCGAGCACCGCCCGCACATGCGCTTCCTGGCCCGCGAGCGGCACGGCGGGGTGCAGCCGGTGCGCGAGGCGATCGCGGCCGAGCTGGCCGCCTTCACCAGCGAGACCGCGGCGGCGCTCGGCGCCCTGCCGGACGGCGCGGGCTGGAGCGAGCCGGAGCTGCGGATGCTGGCGGGGCTCTACGTGGAGCACCTGGTGGCCACGGCCGCCGCCTTCCTGGAGGCGCCGACCGGCTCGCGCGCCGCCGAACGGCGGATCGCGGCGCTGGCCCGCGACCAGCTGCGGCTGATCAGCATCGGCCGCCGCCACTGGCTCGCCGACCGGCCCGCACAAGACTGA